Genomic window (Streptosporangium brasiliense):
GCCGCTGTCGAGCGTCCAGGACGTGATCAGAGAGAACACAGGACGAGGCCTGGCCACCGCGCTGTACAGCAGGTCGGTGCTGCAGATCGTGTTCAACGTCGCCCTGTTCGTGCCGCTCGGCTTCTTCTTGCGCTACCGGCAGGGGCTCGGCGTGGCGCGCACCCTGATGATCTCCCTCGCCGGTTCACTGGCGATCGAGTTGACCCAGCTCACCGGCCTGTGGGGCCTCTATCCCTGCGCGTATCGGCTGTTCGACCTGGACGACCTGATCATCAATACGGCCGGCGCCGGACTCGGCTGGACATTGGCGGGCCCGGCCGCGCGGCTGCTGCCGGGGCCATGGCCGGCGCCCCGCCAGGACCTCGCCTCGCCCACCGTCGGCCGGCTGGCGCTCGCCATGCTGCTCGATGGCGTGGTGTGGTTCTTCGCCTCGCCGGTGTTCGGGTTGCTCTCCGTCCAGGCCTATCGGCTCGTCACGGGTGGCCCGATGCCCGACGATGCCCTCCTGAGAGACATCCTGCCCAGCCTGTCGTACGCGGTGACCGGGCTGGCCATCTTCGTACTCTTCCCGGCGGCGCGCGGGGACGGCGCCACACCGGGCCGCGCGGCCGTACACGTCGCGGTCTGCCACGCGGCGACCGGGCGGCCCGCACCTGCGCTCGGGCGGCTGACCCGCTCGGCCGCGCCGTACCTCGCCCTCGCCGGGGGCGCGGCCGTCGGCAGCTTCGTGCCCGTCCTTGCCCTCCTCCTCGTCATGGAACTGGAACGGCGCGGCGTCATGGCGCGCTGGACCCGGACGCGGCTCATCACCCGGGCCGCCGCCCGCCTGGATGCCCGCCGAGCGGGAGTCGTCGAGGAGTCCGTCGCTCACACTCCATGAACGGCCCGCTGACGCCACTGGCCGAGCGGTTGCTGCTCAAGCCCGGACGCCGGCGGCGCTACCGCGGACGGTGAGTCGCTGTCCGCGGTAGCGCTCAGGCGGGCGGCGTGGTGTCAGGCCTGGTCGTGGAGTTCGGTGCGGGTGGTTTCGGCTTGTCCGGCGATGGTGGCCAGGACCGGTGGCGGGAGGTGCTTGTCGCGGAAGGTGTCGACCAGTTGGTCCAGGACGGTGTCGGCCTGCTTGAGGTCATGGGCGCGGGCGTGCGCACGGGCCAGGCGGCGCATGGTGGCGTCGAGGGTGATGCGGCGGTCGGGGTTGCCGCAGTGGCGGGCGATGGGCCGGAAGGGGCGGATGGCTCCGGCGGGGTCGGTGACCAGGATGGTCAGGTTGTCGCCGCGGGGGCTGAGGTCGGGGAAGGCGTCGGCTTGGGGGTGCTGCCGTCCAGGGACAGCTTGATCTCGGTGACGACGGGTTCGCCGTGGGAGAAGGTGTCGCGTCCGTACAGCTCCAGCCGCAGTCCGGACCGGCCGGCTGGCGGCGGGACGAACCGCTCCAGAGCGGGACGGTCGGCGGCGCGGAAATCGGAGGCATAGCCGCCCATGACGACGCTCCAGTAGAAGCCGTGGCGCAGGTGCCGCAACTCATTGGCGGTCTGAACATGGCACGCCAGTCGGCGACACAGCATCTGAACATCCTTGAGCAGGCCGACCTCGTCACCGTCATACGGCGTGGACGGGAACGGCTCCACTACCTCAACCCGGCACCGATCCACGAGATCCAAGAGCGCTGGATCTCGGAGTTCGACAGGCCCCGTCTGCAAGCGATCAACGCCATCAAGAACCAAGCAGAGGAGTACGCCATGACCGACGGACCCACGTCCGTGCCGACCTACGTCTATGTCACCTACATCCGCGCAAGCGCGGAGCAGGTCTGGCAAGCCCTGACGGACGCGGACCTGACCGCGCGCTACTGGGGACACGCCAACGTTTCGGACTGGCGGCCGGGCTCGACCTGGGAGCACCGGCGCGTCGACGGATCAGGCGTCGTCGACGTCGTCGGTCACGTGATCGAGGCCGAGTCCCCGACACGCCTCGTCG
Coding sequences:
- a CDS encoding VanZ family protein, producing the protein MEIYLTQAKIALLLAPLAIALLLLPFVSHQYSRFGQIGRWSGFVTAVLVLYACGVVAFTLFPLPEVTPDFCAIRQSLATPRWQPLSSVQDVIRENTGRGLATALYSRSVLQIVFNVALFVPLGFFLRYRQGLGVARTLMISLAGSLAIELTQLTGLWGLYPCAYRLFDLDDLIINTAGAGLGWTLAGPAARLLPGPWPAPRQDLASPTVGRLALAMLLDGVVWFFASPVFGLLSVQAYRLVTGGPMPDDALLRDILPSLSYAVTGLAIFVLFPAARGDGATPGRAAVHVAVCHAATGRPAPALGRLTRSAAPYLALAGGAAVGSFVPVLALLLVMELERRGVMARWTRTRLITRAAARLDARRAGVVEESVAHTP
- a CDS encoding ArsR/SmtB family transcription factor → MAQVPQLIGGLNMARQSATQHLNILEQADLVTVIRRGRERLHYLNPAPIHEIQERWISEFDRPRLQAINAIKNQAEEYAMTDGPTSVPTYVYVTYIRASAEQVWQALTDADLTARYWGHANVSDWRPGSTWEHRRVDGSGVVDVVGHVIEAESPTRLVVTFDDAPGTGPSRESSVVTFLVEPHQDIVRLTVTHENLPNQAMLNGIAHGWPAVLANLKSLLETGEILPQAPWEMYRAHA